One genomic segment of Xyrauchen texanus isolate HMW12.3.18 chromosome 5, RBS_HiC_50CHRs, whole genome shotgun sequence includes these proteins:
- the LOC127644320 gene encoding golgin subfamily A member 7B-like has translation MATEFHNLQELRHSASLASKVFIQRDYMDGTTCKFQTKFPSELDNRIERTLFEDTVKTLNNYYAEAEKIGGQACLEGCLACITVYLIFLCVETRYEKVLKKISQYIQEQNEKIYAPRGLLITDPIEKGMRVIEISVFEDRSSSGSSSGSSTTSSRR, from the exons ATGGCAACGGAG tTTCATAACCTTCAGGAGTTGAGACACTCTGCGTCTCTAGCCAGTAAGGTCTTCATTCAGAGAGACTACATGGATGGCACCACTTGCAAGTTCCAGACCAAGTTCCCCTCTGAGTTAGACAACAgg ATCGAGAGGACACTGTTCGAGGACACGGTGAAGACGCTGAATAATTACTATGCGGAGGCAGAGAAGATCGGAGGCCAGGCCTGCCTCGAGGGCTGCCTCGCATGCATCACTGTTTACCTCATCTTCCTGTGCGTCGAGACACGCTATGAGAAG gtgctgAAGAAGATCTCGCAGTACATTCAGGAGCAGAATGAGAAGATCTATGCTCCTCGAGGCCTGCTCATCACAGACCCTATAGAGAAGGGCATGAGGGTT ATTGAGATCAGTGTGTTTGAGGATCGCAGCTCCAGTGGTTCAAGCTCAGGAAGCAGCACAACAAGCAGCAGACGATGA